A region from the Cannabis sativa cultivar Pink pepper isolate KNU-18-1 chromosome 9, ASM2916894v1, whole genome shotgun sequence genome encodes:
- the LOC133031147 gene encoding protein SIEVE ELEMENT OCCLUSION B-like, whose amino-acid sequence MLNGVQGVVSKVERVVSNVHHHIEGEVSGIFTMSDKKIIDLVYDTHVHADDSFDEDSLFVIVENVLKRSNQIIDKIVQGVHVHVENIEEKFSKANLNVPLCTLKAINNELCCKAPNEETAHKTVVEILKKLSNYSWEAKAVLVLAAFAFEFGDFWLIAHLYNSDPLAKQLGVLKRVPTLIKTPELVKRRQAILELSSLINVTMRVIAIFDEFEKLSAYDIKDIPGLSVALDHMPVDVYWSILSIAACSTKLNILISDQPDRAFDLAPYTQKISFVLNQLTMQLNVCRRQLTEAETYRRLRKLFRTPTEIMEIFKALIFYSKDSVRPLIDGSTNRQVNIDVLRRKNVYMFITGLDITDEDISILKPVYDLTKKERVSYTIVWIPIVEQWTDELKKKYESLRMKMPWYSLHLFSPIAGLRFIKEQWEYKGKPMLVVTTPQGKVENLNALHLIRVWGIKAFPFDKKAEEAVIAERNILGVVSNIHPSLGQSVKDKEKYTFIYGGKDNDFIQTFTKKVTALQNDPFIKSANISIELFCVGKTAKGGEDHGILTKFWEGIESLFFTKNHKDTDPVTKEIQKLLSYKNETAWAILAKGSAVVTSGHGSTVLKVVEDIDQLKEVIKVKGSFEVAFTEVHRTVTQTVRHCIRLDVPTVAGKVPDSMNCPDCRRAMETYLSYKCCHIDGPLNAHH is encoded by the exons ATGTTGAACGGAGTCCAAGGTGTCGTTTCGAAAGTGGAGAGGGTCGTTTCTAATGTGCACCACCACATTGAGGGCGAGGTCTCGGGCATCTTCACCATGTCTGACAAGAAAATCATTGACCTTGTCTATGACACTCATGTCCATGCTGATGATTCCTTCGATGAAGACTCCCTTTTCGTCATCGTCGAAAACGTTCTTAAACGCTCCAACCAAATTATTGACAAAATTGtccag GGAGTTCACGTTCATGTGGAAAATATTGAGGAGAAGTTCAGCAAAGCTAACCTCAATGTTCCCTTGTGCACTCTCAAGGCCATCAACAACGAG TTATGCTGCAAGGCTCCAAACGAGGAAACAGCTCACAAAACAGTAGTGGAGATTCTCAAGAAGCTGTCCAACTATTCATGGGAAGCAAAGGCGGTTTTGGTTCTTGCAGCCTTTGCCTTTGAGTTTGGTGACTTCTGGCTCATAGCTCATCTTTACAATTCCGACCCATTGGCCAAACAATTGGGTGTTCTCAAAAGAGTGCCTACTCTCATCAAGACTCCTGAGCTAGTGAAACGCCGCCAAGCAATTCTTGAGCTCAGCAGCCTCATCAATGTCACCATGAGAGTCATCGCTATCTTTGATGAGTTTGAGAAGCTCTCTGCTTATGACATCAAAGACATTCCCGGATTGTCCGTTGCCTTGGACCATATGCCAGTCGATGTCTATTGGTCAATTCTAAGTATTGCAGCTTGTTCTACCAAGCTCAATATTCTCATAAGTGATCA GCCAGACAGAGCTTTTGATTTGGCTCCCTACACTCAAAAAATCAGCTTCGTCCTCAACCAGCTCACTATGCAGTTGAACGTATGCAGAAGGCAATTGA CTGAGGCCGAGACTTACAGGAGGCTTCGTAAGCTCTTCCGTACTCCAACTGAAATCATGGAGATTTTCAAGGCCTTGATTTTTTACAGTAAGGATAGTGTAAGGCCACTTATTGATGGTTCCACAAACAGACAG GTGAACATTGATGTTCTGAGAAGGAAGAATGTGTATATGTTCATTACTGGGCTAGACATAACAGATGAAGATATTTCTATTCTGAAACCGGTGTATGACCTgacaaagaaagaaagagtaAGCTACACAATCGTGTGGATTCCAATTGTGGAGCAGTGGACCGATGAGCTGAAGAAGAAGTATGAGAGTTTGAGGATGAAGATGCCATGGTACAGTTTGCATCTATTTAGTCCAATTGCAGGGCTTAGATTTATCAAGGAACAATGGGAATACAAGGGCAAGCCTATGCTGGTAGTGACTACTCCTCAAGGGAAGGTTGAGAACCTCAACGCCCTTCATCTTATTCGTGTTTGGGGTATCAAGGCCTTTCCTTTTGATAAAAAAGCTGAAGAAGCCGTCATCGCAGAAAGGAATATCCTTGGTGTCGTCTCCAACATTCATCCAAGTTTAGGGCAATCG GTGAAAGATAAGGAGAAGTACACCTTCATTTACGGAGGAAAAGACAACGATTTCATCCAAACATTCACCAAAAAAGTCACTGCTCTTCAGAACGATCCCTTCATCAAGAGTGCCAACATTAGCATCGAACTGTTTTGCGTGGGAAAGACAGCCAAAGGAGGAGAAGACCATGGCATTCTAACCAAGTTCTGGGAGGGAATAGAGAGCTTGTTCTTCACCAAGAATCACAAAGACACTGACCCGGTCACTAAAGAGATTCAAAAGCTTCTTTCTTACAAGAACGAGACTGCCTGGGCAATTCTGGCCAAAGGTTCTGCAGTAGTGACATCCGGCCATGGCTCTACCGTCCTGAAAGTGGTTGAGGACATTGATCAGTTGAAGGAAGTGATTAAGGTGAAGGGATCGTTTGAAGTTGCTTTCACAGAGGTTCACAGAACGGTCACTCAAACTGTTCGCCACTGTATCCGTCTTGATGTTCCTACCGTTGCTGGGAAGGTTCCTGATAGCATGAATTGCCCAGATTGTCGCCGTGCCATGGAGACTTACCTCAGTTACAAGTGTTGCCACATCGATGGTCCCCTCAATGCTCATCACTAA
- the LOC115723347 gene encoding protein SIEVE ELEMENT OCCLUSION B: MLNGVQGVVSKVESVVSNVHHHIEGEVSGIFTMSDKKIIDLVYDTHVHADDSFDEDSLFVIVENVLKRSNQIIDKIVQGVHVHVENIEEKFSKANLNVPLCTLKAINNELCCKAPNVETAHKTVVEILKKLSNYSWEAKAVLALAAFAFEFGDFWLIAHLYNSDPLAKQLGVLKRVPTLIKTPELVKRRQAILELSSLINVTMRVIAIFDEFEKLSAYDIKDIPGLSIALDHMPVDVYWSILSIAACSTKLNILISDQPDRAFDLAPYTQKISFVLNQLTMQLNVCRRQLTEAETYRRLCKLFRTPTEIMEIFKALIFYSKDSVRPLIDGSTNRQVNIDVLRRKNVYMFITGLDITDEDISSLKPVYDLTKKERVSYTIVWIPIVEQWTDELKKKYESLRMKMPWYSLHLFSPIAGLRFVKEQWEYKGKPMLVVTTPQGKVENLNALHLIRVWGIKAFPFDKKAEEVVHIETNFLPGVLNNVHPNLAQSVKDKEKYTFIYGGKDNDFIQTFTKKVTALQNDPFIKSANINIELFCVGKTAKGGEDHGILTKFWEGIESLFFTKNHKDTDPVTKEIQKLLSYKNETAWAILAKGSAVVTSGHGSTVLKVVEDIDQLKEVIKVKGSFEVAFTEVHTTVTQTVRHCIRLDVPTVAGKVPDSMNCPDCRRAMETYLSYKCCHIDGPLNAHH, encoded by the exons ATGTTGAACGGAGTCCAAGGTGTCGTTTCGAAAGTGGAGAGTGTCGTTTCTAATGTGCACCACCACATTGAGGGCGAGGTTTCGGGCATCTTCACCATGTCTGACAAGAAAATCATTGACCTTGTCTATGACACTCATGTCCATGCTGATGATTCCTTCGATGAAGACTCCCTTTTCGTCATCGTCGAAAACGTTCTTAAGCGCTCCAACCAAATTATTGACAAAATTGTCcag GGTGTTCACGTTCATGTGGAAAATATTGAGGAGAAGTTCAGCAAAGCTAACCTCAATGTTCCCTTGTGCACTCTCAAGGCCATTAACAACGAG TTATGCTGCAAGGCTCCAAACGTGGAAACTGCTCACAAAACAGTAGTGGAGATTCTCAAGAAGCTGTCCAACTATTCGTGGGAAGCAAAGGCGGTGTTGGCTCTTGCAGCCTTTGCTTTTGAGTTTGGTGACTTCTGGCTCATAGCTCATCTTTACAATTCCGACCCATTGGCCAAACAATTGGGTGTTCTCAAAAGAGTGCCTACTCTCATCAAGACTCCTGAGCTAGTGAAACGCCGCCAAGCAATTCTTGAGCTCAGCAGCCTCATCAATGTCACCATGAGAGTCATCGCTATCTTTGATGAGTTTGAGAAGCTCTCTGCTTATGACATCAAAGACATTCCCGGATTGTCCATTGCCTTGGACCATATGCCAGTCGATGTTTATTGGTCAATTCTAAGTATTGCAGCTTGTTCTACCAAGCTCAATATTCTCATAAGTGATCA GCCAGACAGAGCTTTTGATTTGGCTCCCTACACTCAAAAAATCAGCTTCGTCCTCAACCAGCTCACTATGCAGTTGAACGTATGCAGAAGGCAATTGA CTGAGGCCGAGACTTACAGGAGGCTTTGTAAGCTCTTCCGTACTCCAACTGAAATCATGGAGATTTTCAAGGCCTTGATTTTTTACAGTAAGGATAGTGTAAGGCCACTTATTGATGGTTCCACAAACAGACAG GTGAACATTGATGTCCTGAGAAGGAAGAATGTGTATATGTTCATTACTGGGCTAGACATAACAGATGAAGATATTTCTAGTCTGAAACCGGTGTATGACCTgacaaagaaagaaagagtaAGCTACACAATCGTGTGGATTCCAATTGTGGAGCAGTGGACCGATGAGCTGAAAAAGAAGTATGAGAGTTTGAGGATGAAGATGCCATGGTACAGTTTGCATCTATTTAGTCCAATTGCAGGGCTTAGATTTGTCAAGGAACAATGGGAATACAAGGGCAAGCCTATGCTGGTAGTGACTACTCCTCAAGGGAAGGTTGAGAACCTCAACGCACTTCATCTTATTCGTGTTTGGGGTATCAAGGCCTTTCCTTTTGATAAAAAAGCTGAAGAAGTCGTGCACATAGAAACCAATTTCCTTCCTGGTGTCCTAAACAACGTTCATCCAAATTTAGCGCAATCG GTGAAAGATAAGGAGAAGTACACCTTCATTTACGGAGGAAAAGACAACGATTTCATCCAAACATTCACCAAAAAAGTCACTGCTCTTCAGAACGATCCCTTCATCAAGAGTGCCAACATTAACATCGAACTGTTTTGCGTGGGAAAGACAGCCAAAGGAGGAGAAGACCATGGCATTCTAACCAAGTTCTGGGAGGGAATAGAGAGCTTGTTCTTCACCAAGAATCACAAAGACACTGACCCGGTCACTAAAGAGATTCAAAAGCTTCTTTCTTACAAGAACGAAACTGCCTGGGCAATTCTGGCCAAAGGTTCTGCAGTGGTGACATCCGGCCATGGCTCTACCGTCCTGAAAGTGGTTGAGGACATTGATCAGTTGAAGGAAGTGATTAAGGTGAAGGGATCGTTTGAAGTTGCTTTCACAGAGGTTCACACAACGGTCACTCAAACTGTTCGCCACTGTATCCGTCTTGATGTTCCTACCGTTGCTGGGAAGGTTCCTGATAGCATGAATTGCCCAGATTGTCGCCGTGCCATGGAGACTTACCTCAGTTACAAGTGTTGCCACATCGATGGTCCCCTCAATGCTCATCACTAA